In Caproiciproducens sp. NJN-50, the following are encoded in one genomic region:
- the rlmB gene encoding 23S rRNA (guanosine(2251)-2'-O)-methyltransferase RlmB, translated as MKNGGEGQGDSGVIAGRNAVAEALRSGRAIDRLCLARGERSGSVVALIAKAKQRGIPVKEIDPKKLDFMCGGAVHQGVAAVAAAKEYSTVDEMFRLAQERGEPPFLIVADGLEDPHNLGAVLRVAECAGAHGVILPARRSVGLTWAVGKSSAGAVEYVPVARVANLASALEDLKRRGVWIYAADLDGEPWCGVDYSGPVAVVIGSEGTGVGRLVKEKSDFVISLPIRGKINSLNASVACGVICYEIARQRLGIKTK; from the coding sequence ATGAAAAACGGCGGAGAAGGCCAGGGGGACAGCGGCGTAATCGCCGGAAGGAATGCCGTCGCGGAGGCCCTGCGCAGCGGCAGGGCGATCGACAGGCTCTGCCTCGCGCGGGGAGAACGCTCCGGTTCCGTCGTCGCGCTGATTGCGAAGGCGAAGCAGCGCGGCATCCCTGTCAAGGAGATCGACCCGAAGAAGCTGGATTTTATGTGCGGGGGCGCGGTCCATCAGGGCGTGGCGGCCGTCGCGGCCGCGAAGGAGTACTCGACGGTCGACGAGATGTTCCGGCTGGCGCAGGAACGCGGGGAGCCGCCGTTCCTGATCGTGGCCGACGGACTGGAGGACCCGCACAACCTGGGCGCCGTCCTTCGCGTCGCGGAATGCGCGGGCGCGCACGGGGTGATTCTGCCTGCGAGGCGGAGCGTGGGGCTGACGTGGGCCGTCGGGAAATCGAGCGCCGGGGCGGTGGAATATGTTCCGGTCGCGCGGGTGGCAAACCTGGCCAGCGCGCTGGAGGATCTGAAAAGGCGCGGGGTGTGGATCTATGCCGCCGATCTGGATGGCGAACCCTGGTGCGGGGTGGATTATTCCGGACCCGTCGCCGTGGTGATCGGCTCGGAAGGGACCGGGGTCGGGCGCCTGGTCAAAGAAAAATCGGATTTTGTAATATCCCTGCCGATCAGGGGTAAGATAAATTCGCTTAATGCTTCTGTCGCGTGCGGTGTGATTTGCTATGAGATCGCCCGGCAGCGGCTTGGAATTAAGACAAAATAA